One genomic segment of Dehalogenimonas alkenigignens includes these proteins:
- a CDS encoding response regulator transcription factor: protein MIKILIIEDDAEIVEYLRLAFQVNIPEVEFISARLGATGLQKASEEMPDLVILDLGLPDIDGFEVLKALRKFQRMLIVVLTARGDERDIVKGLELGADDYVVKPFRQMELIARVRTLLRRQPGIPEREILHCGRLVLDTARNDVSMPDGRQVELTRTESLILARLIRDCGRVVEHSRLAEIIWGEDYPGSVNALRVYIGRLRRKLEADAASPSLIVSKPGHGYYIPAGGLTG from the coding sequence ATGATTAAAATCCTTATCATTGAAGATGATGCAGAAATCGTCGAATACCTGCGGCTGGCTTTTCAGGTCAACATACCGGAAGTTGAGTTTATTTCAGCCCGCCTCGGCGCGACAGGGTTACAAAAAGCCTCCGAAGAAATGCCGGATCTAGTCATTCTGGACCTGGGACTGCCGGACATCGATGGCTTCGAAGTGCTTAAAGCGTTACGTAAGTTTCAGCGTATGCTGATTGTTGTGCTTACCGCCCGCGGCGATGAGAGGGACATTGTAAAAGGGCTGGAACTGGGCGCCGATGACTATGTTGTCAAACCATTCCGTCAAATGGAACTGATCGCCAGAGTAAGAACGCTGTTGCGGCGCCAGCCCGGCATTCCTGAACGAGAGATTTTACATTGCGGTCGGCTGGTACTCGATACGGCCCGAAACGATGTCTCCATGCCTGACGGGCGCCAGGTTGAACTTACCCGAACAGAAAGCCTGATACTTGCTCGACTGATTCGGGACTGCGGCCGGGTCGTTGAACATTCCAGGCTGGCTGAGATAATCTGGGGGGAAGATTACCCCGGATCGGTAAACGCTCTCAGGGTGTACATCGGGCGGCTGCGCCGTAAACTTGAAGCTGATGCCGCTTCGCCGTCCCTCATCGTGTCTAAACCGGGCCATGGCTACTATATTCCAGCCGGGGGTTTGACGGGATAA
- a CDS encoding NAD(P)H-dependent flavin oxidoreductase: protein MDIPFGRAAVAEIEEILKWHRPPPLRIGQHTARLPIVQGGMAVGISLSGLASAVANAGGIGVIAAPGVGLFEPDFFQNFFQANIRGLRREIQKARSKTRGILGVNIMVALTDFADLARAAIEEGIDIIFAGAGLPLKLPELLGENRHTKLVPIVSSARAARILCKKWQDDFNYTPDAFVVEGPMAGGHLGFKAEELDSSENRLENLVPEVIAAVQPFAQAAGRPIPVIAGGGIFTGEDIYNMLQTGAAGVQMATRFVATDECDASPAFKQAYIESKEGDAVIIKSPVGMPGRALRNEFIDSVNAGAKKPFKCPQHCVKTCNYLESPYCIFVALLNAQRGHLSGGFAFCGANVHRVNEIVPVKKLVDTLVKEYKTRAVQALIDAMTRYMNGLMASPALGRGLA from the coding sequence ATGGACATTCCCTTCGGCCGCGCCGCCGTCGCTGAGATAGAAGAAATCCTGAAATGGCACCGTCCGCCGCCGCTGCGCATCGGCCAGCATACAGCACGCCTGCCGATCGTCCAGGGAGGAATGGCGGTCGGTATATCACTTTCGGGTTTAGCTTCTGCGGTTGCTAATGCCGGCGGTATTGGGGTGATTGCCGCGCCGGGTGTCGGCTTATTCGAGCCGGATTTTTTCCAGAACTTCTTCCAAGCCAATATCCGCGGATTACGCCGTGAAATTCAAAAGGCCCGGTCAAAAACCCGCGGCATCCTAGGTGTCAACATCATGGTGGCCTTGACCGATTTTGCCGATTTAGCCCGAGCAGCCATCGAAGAGGGCATAGACATCATTTTCGCTGGCGCCGGCCTGCCGCTTAAACTTCCGGAACTGCTTGGCGAAAACCGTCACACCAAGTTGGTCCCCATTGTGTCATCAGCTCGGGCTGCCCGTATTCTATGCAAGAAATGGCAGGACGATTTTAACTACACGCCCGATGCCTTCGTCGTCGAAGGCCCCATGGCTGGCGGGCACCTGGGTTTTAAAGCTGAAGAATTAGATTCGTCTGAGAACCGGCTGGAGAACCTGGTGCCGGAAGTCATAGCGGCGGTCCAGCCGTTTGCCCAGGCAGCCGGGAGGCCTATTCCGGTCATTGCCGGCGGCGGTATTTTTACCGGGGAAGATATCTACAATATGCTTCAAACCGGTGCCGCCGGTGTCCAGATGGCCACCCGTTTTGTGGCTACCGATGAATGCGACGCTTCACCGGCATTCAAGCAGGCTTACATTGAATCAAAAGAGGGCGACGCCGTCATTATTAAAAGCCCGGTTGGCATGCCGGGGCGCGCGCTTCGTAACGAGTTTATAGATAGCGTCAATGCTGGTGCCAAAAAGCCGTTTAAATGCCCTCAGCACTGCGTCAAGACCTGCAATTACCTTGAAAGTCCTTACTGTATTTTCGTCGCATTGCTAAATGCCCAGAGGGGGCACCTGTCTGGCGGTTTCGCTTTCTGTGGAGCTAACGTGCACCGGGTGAACGAAATTGTTCCGGTCAAGAAGCTTGTCGACACCCTTGTCAAAGAGTACAAGACCCGGGCTGTCCAGGCACTGATTGACGCTATGACCCGCTATATGAATGGGCTAATGGCTTCTCCGGCACTGGGTCGCGGTCTGGCTTGA
- a CDS encoding carbon-nitrogen hydrolase family protein encodes MKVAVYQMADSGDPVQNIARAYQAIVNTDADFFALPEFFTIPGGDFRRPYTLQTCLEETALPALEMFRQASRQFRGYIIGGSIVERDADCYYNTCYVFKEGEEITRYRKINITHEEVELNICRGTQPVTFETEFGKVGLMICADCISWEVVEATCAGAKLVFLPVSLTDPNHPPFTGHPVSDIIARKYGSTVIKITRVGTFGGKTLSSRSAITTPRGTYWEAPDAREHFEVIEISETAA; translated from the coding sequence ATGAAGGTCGCTGTCTACCAGATGGCCGATTCCGGGGACCCGGTTCAGAATATTGCCCGAGCATACCAGGCCATCGTTAATACAGATGCCGATTTTTTTGCTTTGCCGGAGTTTTTCACAATTCCCGGCGGTGACTTTCGCCGGCCTTATACCCTCCAGACTTGCCTTGAAGAAACCGCCTTGCCTGCCCTGGAGATGTTCCGTCAGGCCAGCCGGCAGTTCCGAGGTTATATTATCGGCGGCAGCATCGTCGAACGCGATGCTGACTGCTATTACAACACCTGTTATGTATTTAAAGAAGGGGAAGAAATAACCAGGTACCGCAAGATCAACATAACCCACGAAGAAGTCGAGCTGAATATCTGTCGCGGTACGCAACCGGTGACTTTCGAGACGGAATTCGGTAAAGTCGGCTTGATGATCTGCGCTGACTGTATTTCGTGGGAAGTGGTCGAGGCTACCTGCGCCGGCGCCAAGCTGGTTTTTTTGCCGGTATCTTTAACCGATCCTAACCATCCCCCTTTTACCGGCCATCCGGTATCGGATATTATTGCCAGAAAATATGGCTCAACTGTGATTAAAATAACCCGGGTCGGCACCTTTGGCGGCAAGACGCTTTCATCCAGGAGTGCTATTACCACCCCGAGGGGCACCTATTGGGAGGCCCCGGACGCCCGGGAGCATTTCGAAGTCATTGAAATCTCGGAAACAGCCGCTTAG
- a CDS encoding amino acid--tRNA ligase-related protein codes for MDIWRLSEKFDNLKLRAEILRLTRSFLYSRGYLEIETPALAECPIPEACIEPIETTRGRLLPSPELYMKQLLAAGSGDIYQICHSFRKNEKGRQHREEFTLLEYYRVGGNYLQLAAETEALVIGLSEATRNSSRINYQGMSIDLSPPWRRLSVAEAYMSACGWNPITVDDLERFDLDLATGVAGLSRERPLILYDFPAGMASLARLKPEDPSLAERTEIFIGGLEIANIFSELTDPGEQRKRFEIEIKSAEKQNRSAALPEEFLESLKSLPEAAGGALGIDRLVMLFCDAASIDEVVAF; via the coding sequence ATGGACATCTGGCGACTTTCCGAAAAATTCGACAATCTGAAACTCCGGGCTGAGATACTGCGTCTCACCCGGAGTTTTTTATATTCACGCGGCTATCTTGAAATTGAAACTCCGGCGCTGGCGGAATGCCCTATTCCTGAAGCCTGCATCGAGCCAATTGAAACTACGCGCGGCAGGCTGCTGCCCTCTCCGGAACTTTATATGAAGCAACTGCTGGCAGCCGGCAGCGGAGATATATATCAAATCTGTCACAGCTTCAGAAAAAATGAAAAGGGACGCCAACACCGAGAAGAATTCACCCTGCTGGAGTATTACCGCGTCGGGGGAAACTATCTCCAGCTGGCCGCCGAGACCGAAGCCCTGGTCATCGGTCTGTCTGAAGCGACTCGAAATTCAAGCCGGATAAACTACCAGGGCATGTCCATTGACCTTTCGCCACCCTGGCGGCGGCTGTCCGTCGCCGAGGCATATATGTCGGCCTGCGGCTGGAACCCGATCACAGTCGACGACCTGGAGCGGTTTGACTTGGACCTGGCAACAGGCGTGGCTGGCTTGAGCCGTGAGCGGCCGTTAATCCTTTATGATTTCCCTGCCGGAATGGCCTCGCTGGCCCGCCTTAAACCTGAGGATCCGTCACTGGCAGAACGTACCGAAATCTTCATCGGCGGGCTGGAGATAGCTAACATTTTTTCCGAGCTTACCGACCCGGGGGAGCAGCGTAAAAGATTCGAGATCGAGATCAAAAGCGCAGAGAAACAGAACCGGTCAGCGGCGTTGCCCGAGGAGTTTCTGGAGTCATTGAAAAGCCTGCCGGAGGCGGCGGGAGGGGCATTGGGAATTGACCGCCTGGTGATGCTGTTCTGTGACGCCGCCTCGATTGATGAGGTCGTGGCGTTCTAA
- the efp gene encoding elongation factor P yields the protein MEVSEVSKNKKLLIDGVPFNVESVDFVKPGKGRAIYHLKLRNLLNGILSEPTYHSGDKFDEATITVRDMQYLYEEHGHYHFMDTESFEQHIMNEENVGDKKLYLKDSLGVQVMMWEDRPIDLILPKAVELKIIETESAMKGATVTAQQKLARLETGLEIGVPAFIKEGDTVRISTITGAYVERVG from the coding sequence GTGGAAGTCTCTGAAGTCTCAAAGAATAAAAAACTGCTTATTGATGGGGTGCCCTTTAACGTCGAAAGCGTGGATTTCGTCAAGCCGGGCAAAGGCCGGGCGATTTATCACTTAAAGCTGCGCAACCTGCTGAACGGAATCCTTTCCGAACCTACCTATCATTCAGGAGATAAGTTCGACGAGGCTACCATTACCGTCCGGGACATGCAATACCTTTACGAAGAGCACGGCCATTACCATTTCATGGATACCGAATCTTTCGAGCAGCACATCATGAACGAGGAGAACGTCGGCGACAAGAAGCTCTACCTGAAGGATTCGCTGGGGGTGCAGGTTATGATGTGGGAGGACCGCCCCATTGACCTTATCCTGCCCAAAGCGGTTGAACTTAAAATCATCGAAACAGAATCGGCGATGAAAGGCGCCACGGTAACCGCCCAGCAAAAGTTGGCCAGATTGGAAACCGGCCTGGAAATCGGCGTGCCGGCCTTCATCAAAGAAGGCGATACGGTGCGGATCAGCACCATCACCGGGGCGTACGTGGAGCGCGTCGGCTAG
- a CDS encoding fumarylacetoacetate hydrolase family protein, with protein MKIVRFAAPDCPERYGVLEGDIIKALAGTPFKTMDYSGETLPLASVKLLAPCAPSKIVCLGVNYHGHAREMGHNIPNVPLIFLKPSTAVIGTGADIVYPPSSSRVDYEAELAVVIRKSGWRISQKAARDHVLGYTCFNDVTARDLQRIDGQWTRAKSFDTFAAVGPWVETDVDPSRLEVETFLNGERKQHGSTSDLIYHIDFLIHFISHVMTLLPGDVIATGTPSGIGPMKIGDTVEVRIEGIGTLRNKVVRQD; from the coding sequence ATGAAAATCGTCAGATTTGCTGCTCCTGATTGCCCAGAACGGTATGGTGTGCTCGAAGGCGATATCATCAAAGCCCTGGCCGGCACTCCGTTCAAAACTATGGATTACTCCGGCGAAACCCTCCCCCTGGCCTCGGTCAAACTTCTGGCGCCTTGCGCCCCTTCAAAGATAGTTTGCTTGGGGGTTAACTATCACGGGCATGCCCGCGAGATGGGTCATAATATTCCTAATGTGCCATTGATCTTCTTGAAACCTTCGACCGCTGTCATTGGTACCGGGGCTGATATTGTCTATCCGCCATCGTCTTCAAGGGTAGACTACGAGGCGGAGCTGGCGGTGGTTATCAGGAAATCCGGCTGGCGCATTTCCCAGAAAGCCGCCCGTGACCACGTGCTTGGTTATACCTGTTTCAACGATGTCACCGCCCGGGACTTGCAAAGAATAGACGGCCAGTGGACCCGGGCGAAAAGCTTCGATACCTTTGCCGCTGTCGGCCCGTGGGTCGAAACCGATGTCGATCCCTCCAGGTTGGAAGTGGAGACTTTTCTAAATGGTGAGCGCAAGCAGCACGGCAGCACCTCGGATTTGATCTATCACATCGATTTTCTGATCCACTTCATCTCCCATGTGATGACCCTGCTGCCAGGAGACGTCATCGCCACCGGCACTCCATCGGGCATCGGCCCTATGAAAATCGGTGATACCGTTGAAGTGCGCATCGAAGGAATCGGTACTCTGCGGAACAAAGTCGTCAGGCAGGATTAA
- a CDS encoding cob(I)yrinic acid a,c-diamide adenosyltransferase, protein MIQTEPLSQRCRLEKGLVSIFTGHGKGKTSAAIGIAVRAAGHGLRVYMVFMMKANEFFEHGEFTVLKSLPNVHVEAFGYRGWSRKGNITPAHKAEAEKALEDAATAMSSGEYDVIVLDEINHAVSGGLIDLEKVIGMIDKKPECVELILTGRNADPRLVAMADLVSEILMIKHPFNEGIRARKGIDY, encoded by the coding sequence TTGATCCAAACTGAACCGCTTAGCCAACGCTGCAGGCTGGAAAAAGGGCTGGTGTCCATCTTCACCGGCCACGGCAAGGGTAAGACCTCCGCCGCCATCGGCATCGCCGTCAGGGCGGCAGGGCACGGACTCAGGGTATATATGGTCTTCATGATGAAAGCCAACGAGTTTTTTGAGCACGGCGAATTTACCGTATTGAAAAGCCTGCCCAATGTCCACGTGGAAGCATTCGGCTACCGCGGCTGGTCAAGAAAAGGCAATATAACCCCGGCGCACAAGGCTGAGGCTGAAAAGGCGCTTGAAGACGCGGCAACAGCCATGTCCAGCGGCGAATACGACGTTATCGTTCTGGATGAGATCAACCACGCCGTCTCCGGAGGTTTAATTGACCTTGAAAAGGTCATCGGTATGATTGATAAAAAGCCGGAGTGTGTCGAACTAATTCTCACCGGCAGAAACGCCGATCCCCGGCTGGTCGCCATGGCCGACCTGGTTTCAGAGATACTTATGATTAAACATCCGTTTAACGAGGGCATCCGCGCTCGTAAAGGTATTGATTATTAA
- the fbp gene encoding fructose-1,6-bisphosphate aldolase/phosphatase: protein MKITLSVIKADIGGFVGHSDSHPECLCEADNKLAKAKQNDLIIDYHVTKCGDDLQLIMTHQKGENNTDIHEMAWNTFVSCTEVAKRLKLYGAGQDLLADAFSGNIKGMGPGAAEMEFEERISEPVVIFMADKTSSGAWNMPLYKMFADPFNTIGLVIAENMHQGFKFEVHDVKDSKKIIFSTPEEIYDMLVFIGAPNRYPVKAVYTRNGEIAASSSTQKLAFIAGRYVGKDDPVCIVRCQGAFPAVGEVLEPFATPYLVEGWMRGSHWGPIMPTGVADSLPTRFDGPPRVIAQGFQLSQGKLVGPRDFFADVSYDQAREMANKMAYMMRQHGPFEPHRLPLDEMEYTTMPQVSRKLAERFKPL, encoded by the coding sequence ATGAAAATCACCCTGAGCGTCATTAAAGCCGATATCGGCGGTTTCGTCGGACATTCAGATTCCCATCCGGAATGTCTTTGCGAGGCTGACAACAAGCTGGCTAAAGCTAAGCAAAACGACCTGATAATAGATTACCATGTCACCAAATGCGGCGACGACCTGCAGCTGATCATGACCCACCAGAAGGGTGAGAACAACACCGACATCCACGAGATGGCCTGGAATACCTTTGTCTCCTGCACCGAAGTGGCTAAAAGACTGAAGCTCTATGGCGCCGGCCAGGACCTGCTGGCCGATGCTTTCTCCGGCAATATCAAGGGTATGGGACCCGGTGCCGCGGAGATGGAATTTGAAGAACGCATTTCAGAGCCGGTCGTCATCTTCATGGCCGATAAGACCTCGTCCGGTGCCTGGAATATGCCTCTGTACAAGATGTTCGCCGATCCCTTCAACACCATCGGTCTGGTTATCGCCGAGAATATGCATCAGGGTTTTAAGTTCGAGGTGCATGACGTCAAAGATTCAAAGAAGATCATTTTCTCCACCCCGGAGGAGATCTATGACATGCTGGTTTTCATTGGCGCTCCCAACCGGTACCCAGTTAAAGCGGTCTACACCAGGAACGGCGAGATCGCTGCCTCCTCATCCACCCAGAAGTTGGCTTTCATAGCCGGTCGCTACGTCGGCAAGGATGATCCGGTGTGCATCGTTCGCTGCCAGGGTGCCTTCCCGGCCGTCGGTGAGGTGCTGGAACCGTTTGCCACGCCGTATCTTGTCGAGGGCTGGATGCGCGGTTCCCACTGGGGACCGATTATGCCTACCGGCGTCGCCGACAGCCTGCCGACCCGCTTCGACGGCCCGCCGCGGGTTATCGCTCAGGGTTTCCAGCTGTCGCAAGGCAAGCTTGTTGGACCGAGGGATTTCTTCGCTGATGTATCTTATGATCAAGCCCGGGAGATGGCTAACAAGATGGCTTACATGATGCGCCAGCACGGTCCCTTCGAACCGCATCGCCTGCCGCTGGACGAGATGGAATACACCACCATGCCGCAGGTTTCCCGAAAACTGGCCGAACGTTTCAAGCCGCTCTAA
- the rdgB gene encoding RdgB/HAM1 family non-canonical purine NTP pyrophosphatase, with translation MAELLLATNNQGKIREYRELLSGCGFELVTPAGRGIDIAIAETGDTFAENAAIKARAFAAASGLVTLADDSGLEVDALCGAPGVRSARYAGEGASDIERNALLLENLRHVPLPLRTARFRCVIAIAEPSGGMHLADGVIEGLIAVTPRGTSGFGYDPIFYLPERHLTIAELEPVEKNRISHRAAAAAKACAILRCLFPESNKVS, from the coding sequence ATGGCTGAACTGTTGCTCGCGACCAACAACCAGGGTAAGATCCGGGAGTACCGGGAACTACTATCTGGTTGCGGGTTTGAACTGGTCACTCCCGCCGGGAGAGGCATCGATATCGCAATTGCCGAGACCGGCGACACTTTCGCCGAGAATGCGGCCATCAAAGCTCGGGCATTCGCTGCCGCCTCCGGACTGGTGACTCTGGCCGATGATTCCGGCCTGGAGGTTGATGCCCTTTGCGGCGCGCCGGGGGTACGCTCAGCCCGTTATGCCGGCGAGGGCGCTTCGGACATCGAACGGAATGCCCTTCTGCTTGAAAACCTGCGGCACGTACCGTTGCCGCTGCGGACCGCCCGGTTCCGCTGTGTTATTGCTATCGCTGAACCATCTGGCGGCATGCACCTTGCTGACGGCGTCATTGAAGGCCTGATTGCTGTTACGCCGCGGGGAACTTCTGGTTTCGGTTATGATCCGATCTTTTATTTGCCTGAGCGCCATCTGACAATCGCAGAGTTGGAGCCAGTTGAAAAAAATCGGATCAGCCACCGCGCCGCCGCCGCGGCGAAGGCCTGTGCCATACTCCGCTGCTTATTCCCAGAGAGTAATAAAGTTAGTTAG
- a CDS encoding sugar phosphate nucleotidyltransferase has product MKALILVGGLGTRLRPLTINTPKAMLPVLNRPFMAHVVENLTQHGITEIIFTRGHLAGQMESYFNESYSSGIEFAFVDEAQPLGTAGGIKNCQSYLGNEAFFVLNGDVYANIDLTSMLRFHKEKGALATIALTPVANPSAFGLVETETDGRIRRFVEKPLPEEVTTDMINAGCYILEPEVLEFIKPATNVSIEKETFQLFLKDKQPFFGWSDRTSYWIDIGSCDKYIQLVADMLSGRCTCSTAPPPGVHLGEGTVVEPSARIEGHVVIGRHCRIGAGAEITGPAVIGDNCLTGDGAVISASILWDGCQVAGGSSVLDSVVAEKCCLSPGSRVSGSILADGVYVPSGAFLGNCRIWPGTIITN; this is encoded by the coding sequence ATGAAAGCCCTGATTCTCGTAGGCGGCCTCGGCACCCGGCTGAGGCCTTTGACAATCAACACCCCCAAAGCGATGTTACCGGTACTGAACCGTCCCTTCATGGCGCATGTTGTTGAAAATCTGACGCAGCATGGCATCACTGAAATCATATTCACCCGCGGTCATTTAGCCGGGCAGATGGAATCGTATTTCAATGAGAGTTATTCTTCCGGCATAGAATTCGCTTTTGTTGATGAGGCGCAACCACTGGGAACCGCCGGTGGCATTAAGAATTGCCAGTCTTATCTTGGTAACGAAGCATTCTTTGTCCTGAACGGTGACGTTTACGCCAATATTGATCTCACATCAATGCTGCGTTTTCATAAAGAGAAGGGTGCCTTGGCCACTATCGCCCTGACGCCGGTGGCTAATCCTTCCGCATTCGGGCTGGTAGAGACTGAAACAGACGGCCGTATCCGGCGTTTCGTGGAAAAGCCGCTGCCTGAAGAAGTCACCACCGATATGATCAACGCTGGTTGTTACATCCTCGAACCAGAAGTGCTCGAGTTCATCAAGCCTGCGACCAACGTCAGTATCGAAAAAGAGACCTTCCAATTATTCCTCAAAGACAAGCAGCCGTTTTTCGGCTGGAGCGACCGGACTTCTTATTGGATCGACATAGGTTCCTGCGATAAATATATCCAATTGGTTGCGGATATGCTGTCCGGGCGCTGCACCTGTTCCACCGCGCCGCCGCCCGGGGTACACCTCGGCGAAGGTACGGTGGTTGAACCTTCCGCCCGCATTGAGGGTCATGTTGTTATTGGGCGTCACTGCCGCATCGGTGCCGGGGCAGAAATCACCGGGCCGGCGGTCATCGGGGATAACTGCCTGACTGGAGACGGGGCTGTTATTTCAGCTTCTATCCTCTGGGACGGCTGCCAGGTGGCCGGCGGGTCGAGCGTCCTTGACTCTGTGGTAGCCGAAAAATGCTGTTTATCGCCGGGAAGCCGTGTATCAGGTTCCATCCTGGCAGATGGAGTGTACGTTCCCTCAGGAGCGTTCCTGGGAAATTGCCGGATTTGGCCGGGTACTATCATCACGAATTAA
- the acs gene encoding acetate--CoA ligase, with product MTQADSRVAHLPTTSYYCPSGKYDELWRRADEDPEGFWAEQALELDWFKRWDKVLDWKAPYARWFVGGKLNLSVQCLDRHMKTDVRNKVAFYWEGELGDSQVLTYGEMYRQVNNTAGALKRLGVKRGDRVAIYLPMIPALPVVMLACARIGAPFTVVFSAFSGQALADRVEDTGAKVIVTASGMHRRGKILPLKENAVEAAARCACVEKIVVVKHTHHQVEMDPNRDVWLSDILSGCDEYVAPEDMDSNDPLFILYTSGSTGKPKGILHGTGGYSLWIAKTMQWAFDTDAQTVWWCTADVGWITGHSYVVFAPMILGLTSVMYEGAPDYPALDRWWAIIAKYGVTAFYTSPTAIRMFMRHGEEWLSRHDLSCLKILGSVGEPINPEAWLWYYRNVGKERIGISDTWWQTETGGFMISPTPGIQMHALKPGSATKPMPGVVPAVVDADGKELPNGETGFIVIKKPWPGMLLDIYRNPDLYHKTYWSRFPGYYLPGDYCMKDQDNFLWLLGRADEVIKVAGHRISTAELESAIVGHSAVAEAAATSRPDEIKGEAIILFVTLRKGTPPSVEIKNELTRHLRATIGTLATPEEIFFVNLLPKTRSGKIMRRLLKAVATGAAVGDTTTLDDGASVDEAKAAFAELTESSHHYKSAEKKPETKPLP from the coding sequence ATGACTCAAGCCGATTCTCGTGTCGCCCATTTACCCACCACCAGCTATTACTGCCCGTCCGGGAAATATGATGAACTCTGGCGCCGCGCCGATGAAGACCCAGAAGGGTTCTGGGCGGAGCAGGCGCTGGAACTGGACTGGTTCAAGCGCTGGGACAAGGTCCTGGACTGGAAAGCGCCCTATGCCCGCTGGTTTGTCGGCGGCAAGCTCAACCTGTCAGTGCAATGCCTTGATCGGCACATGAAGACCGACGTCCGCAACAAAGTCGCCTTCTACTGGGAGGGCGAGTTGGGTGATTCTCAGGTGCTGACCTACGGCGAAATGTACCGCCAGGTCAACAATACCGCCGGCGCCCTCAAGAGGCTGGGCGTCAAGCGAGGCGACCGTGTAGCCATATATTTGCCGATGATACCGGCATTGCCGGTGGTCATGCTGGCCTGCGCCCGCATCGGCGCGCCGTTTACCGTCGTCTTTTCAGCCTTTTCCGGACAGGCGCTGGCCGACCGGGTTGAGGATACCGGTGCCAAAGTAATCGTCACCGCTTCCGGCATGCACCGCCGCGGCAAGATCCTGCCGCTGAAGGAAAATGCCGTCGAAGCTGCGGCCAGGTGCGCCTGTGTTGAAAAAATCGTCGTCGTCAAGCATACCCACCATCAGGTAGAAATGGATCCCAACCGTGATGTCTGGCTGTCGGATATCCTTTCCGGCTGCGACGAATATGTCGCCCCGGAAGACATGGATTCCAACGACCCGCTCTTCATCCTTTATACCTCAGGCTCGACGGGCAAGCCAAAGGGCATCCTGCACGGTACCGGAGGGTACTCGCTGTGGATCGCAAAGACCATGCAGTGGGCTTTCGATACCGATGCCCAGACCGTCTGGTGGTGCACCGCGGACGTCGGCTGGATTACCGGCCACTCTTATGTCGTTTTTGCCCCGATGATCCTCGGCTTAACCTCTGTTATGTATGAAGGCGCCCCGGACTACCCTGCGCTGGATCGATGGTGGGCCATCATCGCCAAATACGGCGTTACCGCCTTCTACACATCGCCCACCGCCATCCGGATGTTCATGCGCCATGGCGAGGAATGGCTGTCCAGGCACGATCTTTCCTGTTTGAAGATACTTGGTTCGGTCGGAGAACCGATCAATCCGGAAGCCTGGCTGTGGTATTACCGAAATGTCGGCAAGGAGCGAATCGGCATCTCCGACACGTGGTGGCAGACAGAAACCGGCGGTTTCATGATTTCACCCACGCCCGGCATTCAAATGCACGCCTTAAAGCCGGGTTCAGCCACCAAACCCATGCCCGGTGTGGTGCCGGCGGTGGTTGACGCCGATGGCAAGGAACTGCCTAACGGGGAGACCGGGTTCATCGTCATCAAGAAACCCTGGCCTGGGATGCTGCTGGACATTTACCGCAATCCGGATCTGTACCATAAGACCTACTGGTCGCGCTTCCCCGGCTATTATCTGCCGGGTGACTACTGCATGAAGGACCAGGATAACTTCTTGTGGCTGCTGGGCCGCGCCGACGAAGTCATAAAAGTGGCTGGCCACCGTATATCCACCGCCGAGCTTGAATCGGCCATTGTCGGTCATTCTGCTGTGGCTGAAGCCGCCGCCACCTCCCGACCGGATGAGATCAAAGGCGAGGCCATCATCCTGTTCGTCACCCTGCGTAAGGGTACGCCGCCTTCTGTGGAAATCAAGAACGAACTTACCCGGCATCTCCGGGCCACCATCGGCACCCTGGCCACTCCCGAAGAGATTTTCTTCGTGAACCTTTTACCCAAAACCCGCTCCGGTAAGATCATGCGCCGTCTGCTGAAAGCTGTGGCTACCGGCGCCGCCGTCGGCGATACCACCACTCTTGACGACGGGGCTTCGGTGGATGAAGCAAAAGCCGCATTCGCGGAGTTAACTGAAAGTTCTCACCATTACAAGTCAGCTGAAAAGAAACCTGAGACGAAGCCGCTGCCTTAA